One window from the genome of Lasioglossum baleicum chromosome 9, iyLasBale1, whole genome shotgun sequence encodes:
- the Cog6 gene encoding conserved oligomeric Golgi complex subunit 6, whose translation MSEKNPNTALVRRVNKLLESRVEHDKDTLEALKELSTFFTENTLNARRNLRSKIERRSLVINEEFLSAFREVKASLDDIYQDVLAMNTAVQCMTNRLQSTKTQTSQLINETTKLQSKSQTLSMQHEVATAFIKNFQLTQAELGILHGPSRDSPITEEFFSVVNRVQEIHSNCRILMQSGYQTLGLDIMQRMTLLQESALERLYRWTQNQCKNIENERLVPLLIKAMNKLQDRPVLFKYILDEYCSARRTALVGSFIDALTLGEGYGGTPNPIEMHANDPKRYVGDMLAWLHQAIPVERENILTLMKGCDKTDISDQVKQSLSNITEGLCHPLKSRIEHVVSADAPATVLYSVTTLLRFYRDIIQQAIPESILDLTLSDLLVLSEKSFLSRLQKETRIALGERAEPPGTDLIPAPSVSRLLALLNEILSVASIAEDREKDMLQIVSCIIDPLLQEVNETASRLPTVDMAVYLLNCMHQIQSTLALYEYMDQRLERLQAQSDAQIDTLTSEQASSLVAHLNLGSIYTILQGHEQGPLSSIPGMDPLSVKEFTNKLEAFLVMPDVLLLPQISLLQSNNHRVITQKRSFEVIGAIYKQLYESCHDPKNLYQNPNGLFSRSPEDLLRILIAE comes from the exons ATGAGTGAAAAAAATCCGAACACTGCCCTGGTTCGACGGGTAAACAAGTTACTCGAATCGAGGGTCGAACACGACAAG GATACACTCGAGGCATTAAAAGAATTGTCCACGTTCTTCACGGAGAACACGCTGAACGCTCGACGAAATCTACGCAGCAAGATAGAGAGGCGAAGTTTGGTCATCAACGAGGAGTTTTTGTCTGCTTTCAGAGAAGTGAAAGCTTCCTTGGACGACATCTATCAAGACGTTCTAGCCATGAACACCGCTGTACAATGTATGACGAACCGTCTGCAAAGCACCAAAACCCAAACGTCACAGCTCATCAATGAAACGACTAAACTCCAAAGTAAAAG TCAAACTTTGTCCATGCAACACGAAGTTGCAACTGCATTTATTAAGAATTTCCAACTAACTCAGGCTGAGTTAGGCATTTTACATGGACCTAGCAGAGACTCGCCTATAACAGAAGAATTCTTCTCTGTGGTCAATCGTGTTCAG GAGATTCATAGCAATTGCAGGATATTAATGCAGTCAGGGTATCAAACATTGGGCTTAGATATCATGCAAAGGATGACTCTGTTACAAGAGTCGGCTCTCGAAAGGCTGTACAGGTGGACGCAGAATCAatgtaaaaacattgaaaacgaGCGATTAGTACCGCTGTTAATTAAAGCAATGAATAAACTGCAAGACAGGCCTGTTTTATTTAA ATACATCTTAGACGAATATTGTTCAGCCAGAAGAACTGCGTTGGTAGGATCTTTCATAGATGCATTGACATTGGGGGAGGGATATGGTGGAACACCGAATCCCATTGAAATGCATGCAAACGATCCGAAGAGATATGTCGGCGACATGCTTGCTTGGTTGCACCAGGCTATTCCCGTTGAGagggaaaatattttaacattGATGAAAGGCTGTGACAAAACTG ACATATCCGATCAAGTTAAACAATCTTTGAGTAACATCACGGAGGGTCTTTGCCACCCGTTGAAGTCAAGAATAGAACACGTTGTTTCCGCGGACGCGCCAgccacggtgttatactcggTGACGACTCTTCTCAGATTTTACCGCGACATAATTCAGCAAGCAATACCCGAGAGTATCCTAGACTTGACATTGTCGGATTTATTGGTGCTCAGCGAGAAAAGTTTTCTTAGTAGGCTGCAGAAAGAGACGCGAATCGCGCTTGGGGAACGCGCAGAACCTCCTGGAACTGATCTGATACCAGCTCCATCCGTTTCACGATTATTAGCGCTTCTAAATGAAATTCTATCTGTGGCCAGCATCGCGGAAGATAGAGAAAAAGACATGCTACAA ATAGTATCTTGCATCATCGATCCACTTCTGCAAGAAGTGAACGAGACCGCGTCCAGATTACCCACAGTGGACATGGCTGTGTATCTCCTGAATTGCATGCATCAAATACAGTCTACCTTAGCATTGTACGAGTACATGGATCAAAGATTAGAAAGATTACAG GCACAATCCGATGCACAAATCGATACTCTTACATCGGAACAAGCGAGCTCTTTAGTGGCGCATTTAAATCTTGGATCGATCTATACAATTTTGCAAGGGCACGAGCAAGGCCCGTTATCCTCCATTCCTGGCATGGATCCTCTGAGCGTAAAAGAATTTACA AACAAACTCGAAGCTTTCTTAGTGATGCCGGACGTACTGTTACTCCCTCAAATCAGTTTATTACAAAGCAATAATCATCGCGTAATAACGCAAAAACGATCCTTCGAAGTGATCGGAGCCATTTACAAGCAACTATACGAATCCTGTCACGATCCGAAAAATCTATATCAAAATCCGAATGGTCTGTTCTCGAGGAGCCCGGAAGACCTTTTAAGGATCTTGATCGCCGAGTAA